Below is a genomic region from Vicia villosa cultivar HV-30 ecotype Madison, WI unplaced genomic scaffold, Vvil1.0 ctg.000600F_1_1, whole genome shotgun sequence.
ccataatattatgaaTTATAACCAATGCACCACTTTCTTTCAGTAGCGATATTGATTATGCCATCTTGTTTGTTGGATAAATGGTTATGTGGATGAAAGACTATTTTACCCAGCCTTACTGTGAGTGTGTAGGCGACAAATGTCCTTGTCGAACTTGGTAGGGATCTTACTAATAAGGTGCTAGAAATTAAGATTCAGTATATGAGTGTAAATGTAATAAGGGTAACATATTCATCATTTattatatgttatatattatgGAGAATAATTGATAACTCTACATAATGAGCGAGGACGTATAAGGGGGTTGTTATTGGCAGAGTTGTGACGTGGAGGTGTTCGACTTTCCTTTTTAGGTAGGATGACACCTTTACGTATTATTATTTGTCCCCGTCCAAGTTTTCATATATGAGGCCGAACTTGTGACTTTTTGGTTTATgtcaatttatatataaaaaactatGTGGGGGTGAATTCGTCTAGATAGATTGCAAGGTAGGGTAAAAAATAGATATAAAAAGTTGAATGAGAAAGAGATAAAACAattttttgtttgtgtttttgtaGGGGTAAAGTGTAAGAGTAAAACGGACTAGAATCGGGAGGGAATTAGAACTACTTGATGTCAGTGACCCCGAACGAGACTAAATCGGTGGTTATAAACCAAAAAAGTGTAAGAGTAAAGGGGTAAAAGGTAAAATTTTCGTGGGATTCTAATCGCAAGCCCAGTCCACTTACTCTTGACGAGGCCCATCATACTCCACGCTTGTATCAAAACGAATTAGGATTGAAATCGAACTGAACTCAACATGCCGCCATCGCAACCGGCGTCAGTCGTCGGCCACCGCTAAATACCGATATAGAAAACGCACCGTCGTACCGAATCTCCTCTCAGCACCGTCATTCACAGCATAGGTACTTTTACATTACTTTTCGCTCTAGAATCTGAATTTCGAGTTTATAGAAGAAGTTGATCTTCCATTGAACATGAATCTGCAAATTTAGGGTTTtccaattttttaatttatacttattttttttccaattattaGATGAAGATTAAGAAGCAAAGTAGACACAGGAAGACTTTGACGTTTTTCACTGCATGTTTTGGTTTCCATAAGCCTTACAAAGTTCTGTGTGACGGAACATTTGTGCATCACCTTATTGACAATCGTATAACCCCTGCTGATAGGGCTCTTGCCAATATTCTTAGTTCTACGGTCAAGCTCTACACAACAAGGTCTTTCTTTtggttatttttttggtttttgtatCTTAATTTTTTCTTGTTGTTGATTTGGGTTTTTGATTGAGGTGATGTAGATGTGTTGTAGCTGAGTTGAAACGGCTTGGTAAATCGTATTCGGAGGCTCTTGAGGCAGCTCGGAATCTTATAATTGCAAGGTTAAACAATTTTCTGTCTTTCTAAATACATGTGCATCCTGTAGTAGCACACATGCTTTTAAATGAATTCGTTTACAAAATTTTCTTCGGTCGCTATGATAGATTTGCATGATGAGTGATCCAGTATTCGGTAGGCTGAAAGCCTTCATATGTGAATGAATGTATGCAAATTTTCTTTAATACAGGGGTCAAATTGGTTGGCTCCAAACATATCGGTTAGCGTGTTTGGGTATTGTGGTTTTGGAAGGTTAGATAACAGGTTAGATTAGTGTTGTTAATTAGTGGGCACTTGCCAAGGAGCAATGGCATGGCGGAGTTTTTGACAACCTCCGTAGATTTTTTTTGAAGGAATGCCATCCATGGAGGTACTATAGGCTGCAATGGTGTCTTAATATGATGGATTTTTGTCCTGCCCCATATTCCACCATTGGCAACACTGGGTTAGGTTGATAAGTCAAAAATTGGAGAAAATAGACCCTACGAATTCAGTCCGATAAAGAAACACCTCCATTTGCCTCAACTAAGAAACAACTTTGAAAAAATCTAACTTAGCCGTTTAAATCCTTTAGGTTTTTCATTTATTGTTGTTGCTAACATCTGTAGTTCttgttctattttttcttcttcCCCTATTGTTGTTATGTGGTAAGAAATCCACCTTTAGGTCTTACTCAATTGATTAATCAGCTATTCCAACAAGTCAAGAAGTTATTGTGGATCACCCAAATTGCTTGAATTGTCTAAAGGCAAAAGATAAATAACTTCCTCATTCAATGCCTTATCTCTTTGCCATATTAGTTACAACCTTTCAGAACCTGGACTAGGCAGGATTCTTTTCGGAACCAACATTAATAGGATGACCTCTTAGAACTTAGAACACCATTTTTGTCCCTTGAAAGTATAAACTTTGAGTATTGTTATAATTATGttgataattaatatttatagacCTAAATGCATATAGAACTGACCTTGAGATTCTCAAGGTCAGTGAGATCCCCAAGTTGAATAACTTTTATGACTGACTGAAATGGAATCCTAAAAGGCTCTCTAATGTGAATATTTGAAGTTCTATTTTAACTTTTGAAAGTCGTAATCATCAGTATCTAATATTCTATCAGTGCACAAGTAATGCTTCGGTGATGGTTTTGTAGTTTGATCTAAACTTTAATATGCAGATGCGAGCATGAAAAATGTGTGAGGGGTGAACTATGCATCATGGAGGTTGTTGGCGAAAACAATTCTGAGCATTTCTTTGTTGCTAGTCAAGATGCTGACCTACGGAAGAAGTTGCAAGAGGttggaatttttttttgtaatgttaATTGCAACAATTAGATATTGCCACTGTCTCTTTGTAAACACGATAAAAATGTTAGTAGTTGTCTAAACTGTTTTTTCTGTTCCAGTGACTTTGTCTAAAATATGTTGACTTGTGTAGAATTGTATCGTTGTTCATATGTTTAGTCTTCTTTACCTGCTTGTTGCAGATACCTGGTGTTCCTCTCATATATGGTCTCAGAAATGCTCTTTTCCTTGAATCTCCATCGGCAGTTCAGAAGGAATATGTCAAAACTTTGGAAGAAAGACGGATGCATATGACCGACATAGAATACCAGATATTTAGAGATATGGCAAAGAAGAAATTGGCTGGTGGGGAAGACAATAATTCCAATACTGAAATAATGGAAAACAAGGATTCAGGAGATCCAATTGCAAGTGCACAGGCAATAAAAAGAAGTATTACTTCAAGGAACCAGATTGGCATCAAGGATAAACCTCAGTTCAAGAGAAAAAGAGCAAAGGTTATACTTTATTTTTTGTCATAGCTTTTATCTCGTTTGATTTTATATTTTCGTATCTAATATATATGCTTATAGCTTAGCATTTTGTTGTGGCTGATAGTGGTACTACCACATGGAAGTGATTGCTAACTAATATATAGGCTTATAGCTGGCACTACCCCAAGGAAGTGATTGTAAACCAATTGACAAAAGTTTTCTTTTGGTAAAACAAAATGTCAGCAATGAATTGACAGTTAAATGGTTATacaaactttttaaaattttgcCACAAACTAATTTCTCTGTATTTGTGATGCATTTGATAGGAAAATGTTGACTTGAAGTCATTTGTGTATGTTTCTAACAGTTATTGTTGTGTGTCACTCTTTGATGATATATTACTGTGAACTTGGCAGGCTCCAAACCCACTATCGTGCAAGAAGAAGAAAAGCCGTGAAAATCAAAACAATACTTTGAAGGTAGGATGAGTAGCAAAATTTAAATGTTTCTTCAATTTGAActtgaaaacacatggatgttaactttatatttgatttttactgATTTGTTAAACGTTCATTGATTCCTATGTAGGAAACGAAAGGAGATAGCACAGTGAAGAGAAGCAGGAAAAGGAACAGGTCGCGGAAAGGGCCAACGCCAGCAGAAACCGGCAGTTAGGTAGATCATTAGATATATACGGATGAGTTCCTCGAGTTTGCTACTTCAGACAGTTTAGGGAGGATGccaaattttaatttatgttagCATGGCACAGAAAAGAGCATTAGTTatagttttaaattttatatgGATGTTTCTATTTTTGCCACCAAAATACGGTCCTTAAAAGTGTTGAGTTTATGGATTTGGACAATGATCCTAACTAGGTaatgattttaaatatatattttttggctCAGTGATTCAAAATTATTAATATCTAAAAAATCTGACTAATGTGTATAAAACatcttaaaaatatatacattggGCCGAATTTGGGAAGAAGTATTGAATGGAACGGACATAAACTCCTGCTCTGCCCCCGACTTGGGGAGCGTATTTGAATTACTCTGCCCCCGACTTGGGGAGCGTATTTGAATTAATGGGAGGTTTTGAATTAATGGAAGGTGATGGGAAGATATGGAAAAAAAGTTCTATTATTTGGATCAATTAAAATCGGATGGAAGAGAGTGGGAGTGGAAGTGAGTGATattgatttttttctattttatcacTTATCATTATTTTCTTCCCCATTCAGGTGGAAGTGAGAATTTGCCTCGTTACATCCTAAAATACTCGAATGATGGATGAAATCTTCATTTTATTCATCTCGGTTTCATTCCGTTCATTTTttcagtttattttaattttattctgtttattttATGAAATCTAAACATATTCCGAGAAAAACTCACTCATTTGTCTCATTTTTTTTTACGTAGTGGCATAATTTAAGATGTTGTCATGATTACACTCATTTTTGCtaattaagttatttatttaattaattatataaatatgtcaaaataatataataaatttagtttaatcaattttattataatttagaaACAATTAGAAATACAAAACCGTAagaaagaaatatataaatatgatgAAAATGCATAAccataaaaaatacataataattaaaatataaaaattatagaatGATTCGTATTTTCAAGGGGTTTGACCTAGTCGAAAATCATTGAGTTAGGCAGGATGACACAACAACATAATTATAGGGTATACTTT
It encodes:
- the LOC131629703 gene encoding uncharacterized protein LOC131629703 is translated as MKIKKQSRHRKTLTFFTACFGFHKPYKVLCDGTFVHHLIDNRITPADRALANILSSTVKLYTTRCVVAELKRLGKSYSEALEAARNLIIARCEHEKCVRGELCIMEVVGENNSEHFFVASQDADLRKKLQEIPGVPLIYGLRNALFLESPSAVQKEYVKTLEERRMHMTDIEYQIFRDMAKKKLAGGEDNNSNTEIMENKDSGDPIASAQAIKRSITSRNQIGIKDKPQFKRKRAKAPNPLSCKKKKSRENQNNTLKETKGDSTVKRSRKRNRSRKGPTPAETGS